The Salvelinus fontinalis isolate EN_2023a chromosome 34, ASM2944872v1, whole genome shotgun sequence region gtggttccaaccgtgaagcatggaggaagcggtgtggggatgctttgctggtgacattgtctgtgatttatttagaattcaaggcacacttaaccagcatggctccacagcattctgcagcgatacgccatcccatatggtttgcgcttagtgggactatcatttgtttgttcgttttgtgaaatccatagattagggactaatgaatttaaattgactgatttccttctatgaactataagtaaaatattttaaaattgttgcatttatatttttgttcatataaATTACAATGTAACAACATTTTAGACTTTTGGGGCTCAGCCTTGGGCTTACATGTTGTAGGATGACTCCTCTGAGGATGGAACGACCACACAGCAGCAGGGACAGCAGACACACTATGGCCACCAGCACGTCAAAAGCCTCCCGTGCATAGTTCTCCGCTATAGGAGGAAGGAGGGTTGTTTGAATTAATTAAGTCAGGGAGTGAAGggaagaaagagacaaacagctaGTAAGGAACAGAAGGAAAGAAGTGAATCAATCTCAAGCAGTACCCCCCCCTCCCATCCTCGCTCTCTCACCATGTCCCCACACGTTGGGGTCTTTGCACTTCTTGATGGAGGCATGGTTGAGCAGGCTGATCTTCACTCTGCCGCTGTGAGCCTTGTTATCCAGGACAACCTGACAGCAGCCACAATACACACACTAAACTCAGCTACAACACAACCCCTGGCTTTATAACAGCTGTCTAAGATACAGTGGGCTGTATGGAGCTGCAGTGTTTCCCTTATGAATTTTTTCAGCTGCGGTGGCAATGTTGGGTGAAGGGGTGTGGCGTGCTAGTGGGCATGGCCAATGACACGGTTTTAGAGGCCCACCTCTTGGCCGCGGAGACaattttgctgttttaaagcttatttcctgcactTCTACACATTTCGCCATGGTTTACGCCGTGTTCTTATGCCATCAGAGTGACTCAAATTCTAACAAAATCAGTGGGGGCCAGATGCCATGACTACCTAGTTTctttttggtgattgttagttctcaaatatgatcttatttttaaatatattgcGCCATCCTATATTTTCTACATACATTATATCTGTATTTAGTCGCTGAAGTTTACactaaaaacattttaaaacatttgtgGCGGCCACAATTTAAATGCATATAGGGGAAACTGGGCTGTTCAGGGGAAATTGGTAGGTAATCTCACCATAATAGCAAAGGTGTAGCAGTCAGGGATCTCATTGTTGATGATGGTCTGGATGTTGATGGCCTTCAGCTGGAACTGAATGGTCACATTGATCAGCCTGGAGACCAAGCAGAAGAAGACGAGAGACAAGATCCAGTAAGAGGAATGCATGCATGTAATCTCAATAGAGAAGTGATGTTACCCAGTAATGTTCCATGTTGATATGTAATGTTGAACCGACTCGAGTTATATAAGCATTACCAGCAATATTAACATAAGGACTGACAAAATTACAAAAATGGGATTCAAAACCCCATGACGAATTGCATGCAAGAATAAAAGGGGAGAGGGAGCAAGGGAGACCATTGTGTGTCTCACTTGTGAAACTGGAGAGTGAAGTTCTTGTAGTCACTGTAATCAGGAGGGGGGTCTGGTAATGGGTCCACACCAATGCAATCTGAAAAAGACCGAAGGATGGCATAAAAGCAAGTTGAGAAGATATATTTCCAGAAGCATCTACATAGACTattccaaacattaggaacaccttcctaatattgtgttgcaccCTCCCCCCAGTTGTGTcacgttggctggatgtcctttgggtggaccattcttgatacacacgggaaactgttgagcatgaaaatcccagcagctttgcagttcttgacacaaaccggtccacttggcacctactaccataccccgttcaaaggcacttaaatcttttgtcttacccattcaccctctgaatggcacacatacacaatccatgtctcctccccttcatctacaataAGGGAACATAGCttcacctggattcccctggtcagtctacatcatggaaagagcaggtcttCCTAATACTTTGTATACTCGTGAACATTTGACACGTGCAAGTATTCTGTTATTCACATTTTTTCCAAAGCCAATGGAAAATACTTTCACAACTTCAGCATTTTGAAATACAAGTTTATCTTAACTACTTCTGTTTAGTTGCCAACCTTGACTCAACTGCTTTGATAACATTTCAAACAATGGTCCGTTGCCAAAACACATTAAAAAAAACTGTGCCAATGAACTATCTTTGTGAAATCAGCAGGTGAATCGAATAGAAGACGTCCATTTGGCCAGCTCTCTATTATTTTGCTGATATTAGTGGAAATAGCACTTATATGGTTAATGCTTTTATGGACAGGATCTATTCTCAGCACTGAAAGTAGGGCACGGTTAGAGGGCAACTCTTGACATATGTGGAGCTTTGACTCACTAACAGTTACTTCCTAACGGGCCAAAGACAACTGGCGGTGGATAAAAAAAAACAAGACCAACAGACTGATGTGAAATACATGGAGGGGGAATTTGATAGACAACTTATTGAACAGAAAAAAGGATAATGCGGCCAGGGTACCGGTGATCACTTCGGGGTCGATGTCAAAGGTGTCGTTGATGGGGTCAATGATGCCCCTCTTGTAGTACCGCTGGCACAGAGAGAGGGCACTCCCATTCACACCCTCACCCCACACATATGCATACCGCCCCACTGATGTCTGTGGTAGAGCCAGGTACTGAGGAAAAGAAAATAGAAAGGATGATGAATGGAATAGGTAACATACAGTTATACTAATAGCGAGACATCATATAGACAGACAAGGAAGACAAAATATAATTTAATAACACAAGGCATTACATAGAACAAAATGAGAGGGTTGAGAAGTCACTCATCTGCCAGTCTCTGTTTAGTGTTGCGTACTGAGATACTAGTACCTGATCTACAGCATAATAAATATGGCTATAGAGTTCACTCTGTGTGTGGATTGCCATTGAAGAGCCATCCCGGTAGTCTTTAAGGAAAAGGTGTTTGAAGGATGCTGTGTTCTCTTCCTTGAACGTCACCACCATCTGGTTACTCAAGCCAAACAGGACTAACTAGAGAAGGGAGTGACAGGGGATTAAAGGTTAAAACAATGAAAATCAACAGAAGCCCCATGAATACCAATTCTTCAGTTCAGTAAAGGCCCACCTGTACAGTGACAATGAGGATCTTGAGCAGCTGCAGGACCAGTTTAAAGGGCTTGCGGCCTTTGGCGTGGTACTTGTCACAGGGGCTCATGAAGAAGTACTTGAGCTTTCTCCGCAgtgcctcctcctcctgctgctgttGCCTGAGCTCTGCGCCTACCAGACCGGTGAGCTGGGGGTTCCCGCCACTGAGGTCATCGGACCTGTAGCTGCTCACAGGTGAGAACGGCTCATCCTTCTCTGCAAGAGAATCAATGGCAGACATGGGTTTCTACATACAACATAGGGAAGGCATATTTGAAAAGAGCATTCATAAGCTTGATATTGCTGCTGAAAAAGAGGAAGTGGGAAAGTGATGTGGTATTATAATTTTACTATAATTATATAATTCAAGCATAAATTGGATCACTAGGTATGATATAGCCTATTTCATAAAAAAAGTAAAGttttccacattgttatgttagccttattctaaaattgataatcccccccccccccctcaatcgacccaaaataacaaagcaaaaaaaggtttagacattttgtaaatgtattaaaacaaaaaaaacaaaatatcaaatttacataagtattcagaccccttactcagtactttgttgaagcacctttggcagcaattacatctgagtcttcttgggtatgacactacaagcttggcacacctgtatttgttcagaagccactcctgcgttgtcttggccgtgtgcttggggtcgttgtcctgttgacaaCGACCCCAAGTCTGAGGTCTGGATCAGATTTTCATCAAGGGATTTCGCTGTacattgctccattcatctttcactCAATCcggactaatctcccagtccctgacgctaaaaaacatccccacagcatgatgctgccaccaccatgcttcacagtagggaggtgccaggtttcctccagacgtgacgcttggcattcaggccaaagagttgaatcttggtttcatcagaccagagaatcctttttctcatggtctgagagtcatttaggtgccttttggcaaactccaagtgggctgtcatgggccttttactgaggagtggcttctgtctggccactctaccacaacggcttgattggtggagtgctgcagagattgttgtccttctggaaggttctcccatctccacagaggaactctggagctgtgTCAGCTCTGCtccccctgaccaaggcccttctcccccaattgctcagtttggctgggtggccagctctaggaagagagcTGGCCGCTCATtctcaatttaagaatgatggaggccactgtgttcttggggaccttcaatgctgcagaaatgttttggtacccttcccagatctgtgAATCGACACAAACCTGTCACGGCGCTATATGGACGATTCCTTCAGCCTCATTGCTTGATTTTTGGTCTGACATgaactgccaactgtgggaccttacatagacaggtgtgtgcctttccaaatcatgtccaatcaattgaatttaccacagtggactccaatcaagttgtagaaacatctcaaggatgatcaatggaaacaggatgcacctgagctcaatttcaagactcatagcaaagggtttgttTGAAtggttatgtaaataaggtatttttaatGAACTGAAATACCTTTATTGGTTAATCTGACTAGtctcatcattgatttgattTAGGGCTACTTATTTAGGCATTTTAATGGTTTTCAgtgtagttgtctaatgttggttaGGCATGTTAACCTGTTTTCCTGAATCTCTATGATCAATAAAAGTTTTTCCTgaatgtacttttaacagagctgagaaaTACCTCAGTGCATTCACCCAATTACTTACAGCCTGTCACCTATCAAGTTgtttcagatctacacaagtgccTAGGGAGGAGGGGGTATGGTTTCTTCTGGACAGGATAGGGCCCAACTATACTGTAGGTGTGTTGTAACTTGCTAAATAATGACATTAACATACACTGAGCAtgaaaaacattaggaacaccttctcttttcatgacagactgaccaggtgaaagttatgatccattattgatgtcacctgttaaatctacttcaaaatCAATGTAGatgggctacccagacccctctatttacgctgctgctactctctgtttataatctaggcatagtcactttaacaacttttcagggaagttagaaaccaatatacacaggcagttagaaaagccaaggctagctttttcaagcagaaatttgcttcctacaacacaaactcaaaaaaggtctgggacactgtaaagtccatggagaataagaacacctcatcccagctgcccactgcattgaGGACAGgaaactgtcaccaccgataaatccactataattgagaacttcaataagcatttttctacggctggccatgctttccacctggctacccctaccccggtcaacagcactgcaccccccacagcaactcgcccaagccttccccatttctccttctcccaaatccagtcagctgatgttctgaaagagcggcaaaatctggacccctacaaatcagccgggctagagaatctggaccctttctttctaaaattatctgcccctattactagcctgttcaaactctttcgtgtcgtctgagattcccaaggactggaaagcagctgcggtcatccccctcttcaaaggggggggacactattgacccaaactgctacagacctatatctatcctaccctgcctttctaaggtcttcgaaagccaagtcaacaaacagattaccgaccatttcgaatcccatcgcaccttctccgctatgcaatctggtttcagagctggtcatgggtgcacctcagccacgctcaaagtcctaaacaatatcttaactgccatcgataagaaacaatactgtgcagccgtattcattgacctggccaaggctttcgactctgtcaatcaccacatcctcatcggcacactcgatagccttggtttctcaaatgattgcttcgcctggttcaccaactacttctctgatagagttcagtgtgtcaaatcggaggcctgttgtccgggcctctggcagtctctatgggggtgccacagggttcaattcttgggccgactctcgtCTCTGTAAACATCactgatgtcgctcttgctgctggtgagtctctgatccacctctacgcagacgccaccattctgtatacttctggatGTGTtaacatacaactctccttccgtggcctccaactgctcttaaatacaagtaaaactaaatgcatgctattcaaccgatcgctgcctgcacctgcccacccgtccagcatcactactctggacggttctgacttagaatatgtggacaactacaaatacttaggtgtctggttagactgtaaactctccttccagactcacatcaaacatctccaatctaaagttaaatctagaatcggcttcctatttcacaacaaagcatccttccctcatgctgccaaacataccctcgtaaaactgaccatcctaccgatcctcaacttcggcgatgtaatttacaaaatagcctccaacactctactcaacaagtTGGATGcattctatcacagtgccatccgctctgtcaccaaagccccatatactacccaccactgcgacctgtacgctctcgttggctgtccctcgcttcatacttgtcgccaaacccactggctccaggtcattgacaagaccctgctaggtaaagtccccccttatctcagctcgctggtcaccatagcagcacccacctgcgCTCCAGAAGGTATGTCTctttggtcacccccaaaaccaattcctcctttggccgcctctccttccagttctctgctgccaatgactggaacgaactacaaaaatctcggaaacacttatctccctcactagctttaagcaccagctgtcagagcagctcacagattactgcacctgtacatagcccatctataatttagcccaaacaactaccccttcccctactgtatttatttgtttattcatttagctcctttgcaccccattatttctactttgcacattcttccactgcaaatctacaattgcggtgttttacttgctatattgtatttacttcgccaccatgggcTTTTTTTTGGCCTttgcctcccttatctcacctcatttgctcacattgtatatagacttatttttctactgtattattattaaaaaaaaaataataatcacctttatttaaccaggtaggcaagttgagaacaagttctcatttacaattgtgacctggccaagataaagcaaagcagttcgacacatacaacaacagagttacacatggagtaaaacaaacatacagtcaataatatagTAGAAAGCaataagtatatacaatgtgagcaaatgaggtccaagaattgaaccctgtggcacccacatagagactgccagaggcccggacaactggccctccaatttgacactggttggtgaaccaggtgaggcaatcatttgagaaaccaaggctatcgagtctgccgatgaggatgtggtgattgacagagtcgaaagccttggccaggtcaatgaatacagctgcacagtattgtttcttatcgatggggGGTTAGGATattgtttatgaccttgagcgtggctgaggtgcacccatgaccagctctgaaaccagattgcatagcggagaaggtatggtgggattcgaaatggtcggtaatctgtttgttgacttggctttcgaagaccttagaaaggcagggtaggatagatataggtctgtagcagtttgggtccagagtgtctccccctttgaagagggggatgaccgcggcagctttccaatctttgggaatctcagacgacacgaaagagaggttgaacaggctagtaataggggttgcaacaatttcggcagataattttagaaagaaagggtccagattctctagcccggctgatttgtaggggtccagattttgccgctctttcagaacatcagctgactggatttgggagaaggagaaatggggaaggcttggcgagttgctgtggggggtgcagtgctgttgaccggggtaggggtagccaggtggaaagcatggccagccgtagaaaaatgcttattgaaattctcaattatagtggatttatcggtggtgacagagtttcctgtcctcagtgcagtgggcagctgggatgaggtgttcttattctccatggactttacagtgtcttagaacttttgagtttgtgttgcaggaagcaaatttctgcttgaaaaagctagccttggcttttctaactgcctgtgaatattggtttctagcttcactgaaaagttgcatatcacgggggctgttcgatgctaatgcagaacgccataggatgtttttgtgttggttaagggcagtcaggtctggagagaaccaagggctatatctgttcctggttataaatttcttgaatggggcatgcttatttaagatggtgaggaaggaatttaaaaaaaataatcaggcatcctctactgacgggatgagatcaatatccttccaggataccccggccaggtcgattagaaaggcctgctcgctgaagtgtttcagggagcgtttgacagtgatgagtggaggtcgtttgaccgctgacccattacggatgcaggcaatgaggcagtgatcgctgagatcttggttgaaaacatcagaggtgtatttagagggcaagttggttaggatgatatctatgagggtgcctgtgtttacggctttggagtggtacctggtaggttcattgataatttgtgtgagattgagggcatcaagcttagattgtaggatggctagggtgttaagcatgttccagtttaggtcgcctagcagcacgagctctgaagatagatggggggcaatcagttcacatatggtgtccagagcacaggtgggggcagagggtggtctatagcaggcggcaacggtgagagacttgcttttagagaggtggatttttaaaagtagaagttctaattgcttgggtacagacctggatagtacgacagaactctgcaggctatctttgcagtagattgcaacaccgcccctttGGCCGTtttatcttgtctgaaaatgttgtagttaggaaaggagatctcagaatttttggtggtcttcctaagccaggattcagacacggctagaacatccgggttggcagtgtgtgctaaagcagtgaataaaacaaacttagggaggaggcttctaatgttaacatgcatgaaaccaaggctattatggttacagaagtcatcaaaaagagagcctggggaataggagtggagctaggcactgcagggcctggattcacctctacatcaccagaggaacagaggaggagtaggataagggtacggctaaaagctatgagaattggttgtctagaacgtccggaacagagagtaaaaggaggctTCTGGGGgggataaaatagcttcaaggtataatgtacagacaaaggtatggtaggatgtactgtatgtttgtttattccatgtgtaactatgtgttgttgtatgtgtcgaactgcttttgctttatcttggccaggtcgcaattgtaaatgagaacttgttctcaactatcctacctggttaaataaaggtgaaataactaaataaactctacctacatgtacatattacctcaattagcccgactaactggtgcccccgcacattgactctgtaccgttaccccctgtatatagtctcgcttgttattttactgctgctgtttaattatttcttacttttattttctattttacattttttacttaacactttattttcttaacttcttaaagcattgttggttaagggcttgtaagccttTCACTTTCAGGTCAACACTTGTCTCCTCACCTacatctcaaatcaaattttatgtcacatgtgccgaatagaggttaaagaaggatttttaagccttgagacatggattgtatttctgacattgagggtgaatgggcaagacaaaggatTTAAGATCCTTTTTAACCacgttatggtagtaggtgcaccggtttgagtgtgtcaagaactgcaacgctgcgcGGGTTTTctaagctcaacagtttcccttgtgcatcaaaaatggtccaccacccaaaggacatccagtcaacttgacacaactgtgggaagcattggagtcaaaatgTTCCAGCATCCCTGTGATAACAATTGATACCATGCCCCAACAAACTGAGACTGTTCCGAGGGCAGAAGCAGGTGTAAATGAAtgaggaagatgttcctaatgttttgtacactcagtgtatattgctaAGAATGAGAAAGTAGGGTGACTCTCCTAGCAGGTCTGGAACCCAGGTCTCCATTACCAATGACGAATGCCCTAACCACTGTACAAATAATAATATCTCTTGGGCATGTGCTTAATGGGCCAGTATAGTTAGACCAATAGGCCCTGTCCAGAAGAAACCATCACCCCTCCATCTAGCATTTATATAGATGAAACAACTTGATAGGCTTAAGCAATAGGGCGAATGCAATTTGAAGTAAATATCACCTCTGTTAAAAGTACTCAAGAAAATCTACCCTAGAAGGGTATTTATactttaaaatacatattttatgtGAATGGATGTAGATGAACGAATTCTGCCAGTGTTTTAATGTCCTCGTTTCATATTTTTTTCCTTTACCTCCAACTCTATATATCCAAATGAGCCTATGAGGACCTTGGGGATCAGATTTACCATTATACCCTTTGATCAAACgtataacagacagacactgctcaaAAGGAGTTGTTTGTGATATCTACACTCAGTAGCCACTTTATTAGGTTCACCACCCTATTCAAGAAAATAAATTGCTCCTACATCACCAAGTCCCGTGGTCTTG contains the following coding sequences:
- the LOC129833351 gene encoding mucolipin-1-like; amino-acid sequence: MSSSNCNCIQDGTEKDEPFSPVSSYRSDDLSGGNPQLTGLVGAELRQQQQEEEALRRKLKYFFMSPCDKYHAKGRKPFKLVLQLLKILIVTVQLVLFGLSNQMVVTFKEENTASFKHLFLKDYRDGSSMAIHTQSELYSHIYYAVDQYLALPQTSVGRYAYVWGEGVNGSALSLCQRYYKRGIIDPINDTFDIDPEVITDCIGVDPLPDPPPDYSDYKNFTLQFHKLINVTIQFQLKAINIQTIINNEIPDCYTFAIMVVLDNKAHSGRVKISLLNHASIKKCKDPNVWGHAENYAREAFDVLVAIVCLLSLLLCGRSILRGVILQHEYVQFFRHRLNHSVCWADRLEFINGWFILLIISDLLTITGSFIKIGIESKNMSLYDVCGILLGTSTLLVWVGVLRYLSFFQKYNILIVTLRAAFPNVIRFCLCVAAIYLGYCFCGWIVLGPYHTKFRSLSMVSECLFSLINGDDMFVTFAEMQKSGTLVWVFSQVYLYTFISLFIYMVLSLFIALITGAYDAIMAQTQEPMHITDLHAFIAECTDTPCSGKFRGPEASSCSFFCCCD